The proteins below come from a single Serratia fonticola genomic window:
- a CDS encoding xylose ABC transporter ATP-binding protein has protein sequence MPCLLEMRNITKQFGAVKAVDNVSLHLEAGQVLSLCGENGSGKSTLMKVLCGIYPHGSYQGDIYFSGEIVTAKTIRDTEQKGIAIIHQELALVKQMTVLENLFLGNEWGRYGVMDYDNMYLRCQRMLAQVKLEVDPNTRVGELGLGQQQLVEIAKALNKQVRLLVLDEPTASLTESETATLLAIIADLRDHGIACIYISHKLNEVKAISDFICVIRDGKHIGTRPAAEMSEDDIIAMMVGRELTELYPQEPHTIGEVVLQVENLTAWHPVNRHIRRADNVSFTLRRGEILGVAGLVGSGRTETMQCLFGAYAGRWQGNITIAGQAATITNCREAMRYGIAMVPEDRKRDGIVPVMGVGANITLAALGDFSGALTVLDDAQEQATIQQSLARLRVKTSSAELAIARLSGGNQQKAILAKCLLLNPQILILDEPTRGIDIGAKQEIYKLINQLAQRGLAVIVVSSELPEVLGLSDRVLVMHQGQIKADLVNRDLTQEQVMEAALRSETHVEKHAI, from the coding sequence ATGCCCTGCCTGTTAGAAATGCGAAATATCACTAAACAATTCGGCGCAGTGAAAGCCGTGGATAATGTCAGCCTGCACTTGGAGGCAGGGCAGGTATTATCCTTGTGCGGTGAAAATGGCTCAGGAAAATCCACCTTGATGAAAGTGCTGTGCGGAATATATCCGCACGGCAGTTATCAGGGCGATATTTATTTTTCGGGCGAGATCGTTACGGCGAAAACCATTCGCGACACCGAGCAGAAAGGCATCGCCATCATTCACCAGGAATTGGCCCTGGTGAAGCAGATGACGGTGCTGGAGAACCTGTTTCTCGGCAACGAGTGGGGCCGCTATGGGGTGATGGATTACGACAACATGTACCTGCGCTGCCAGCGCATGCTGGCGCAGGTCAAGCTGGAGGTTGACCCCAATACCCGCGTGGGTGAACTGGGGTTGGGCCAACAGCAACTGGTAGAGATCGCCAAGGCCTTGAACAAACAGGTGCGCCTGCTGGTACTCGATGAGCCCACCGCCTCATTGACCGAAAGTGAAACCGCCACGTTGCTGGCGATCATTGCGGATCTGCGCGATCACGGGATCGCCTGTATCTATATTTCGCACAAGCTCAACGAGGTGAAAGCGATCTCGGACTTTATCTGCGTGATCCGCGATGGCAAGCACATTGGCACCCGGCCTGCGGCGGAGATGAGTGAGGACGATATCATCGCCATGATGGTTGGCCGTGAACTGACCGAGCTGTATCCGCAGGAACCCCATACCATCGGTGAGGTGGTCCTGCAGGTGGAAAACCTCACTGCCTGGCACCCGGTCAACCGGCATATCCGCCGGGCCGATAATGTGTCTTTTACTTTGCGGCGTGGGGAGATCCTCGGCGTGGCCGGGCTGGTTGGCTCCGGGCGTACCGAAACCATGCAGTGCCTGTTTGGCGCCTATGCGGGGCGTTGGCAGGGCAATATCACCATCGCAGGGCAGGCCGCCACCATCACCAACTGCCGCGAGGCAATGCGATATGGCATCGCCATGGTGCCAGAAGACCGCAAGCGCGACGGCATCGTGCCGGTGATGGGCGTGGGGGCCAACATCACGTTGGCGGCGTTGGGGGATTTCAGTGGCGCATTGACGGTGCTAGATGATGCGCAGGAGCAGGCGACTATCCAACAATCGCTGGCACGGTTACGGGTAAAAACGTCTTCTGCGGAGCTGGCTATTGCCCGTCTCAGCGGGGGTAACCAGCAGAAAGCCATCCTGGCGAAGTGCCTGTTGCTGAACCCGCAAATCCTCATTCTGGATGAGCCAACGCGCGGCATTGATATCGGTGCCAAGCAAGAGATTTACAAATTAATCAATCAATTGGCACAGCGGGGGCTCGCGGTGATTGTGGTGTCCTCCGAATTGCCGGAGGTGCTGGGGTTAAGCGATCGGGTATTGGTGATGCACCAGGGGCAGATTAAAGCCGATCTGGTGAACCGCGATCTGACCCAGGAACAGGTAATGGAAGCGGCCTTAAGGAGTGAAACACATGTTGAAAAGCACGCAATCTGA
- the xylF gene encoding D-xylose ABC transporter substrate-binding protein has translation MKFKPLLLSACALLLLASQPGYSQQIKIGMAIDDLRLERWQKDRDIFVKKANALGADVFVQSANGNEETQMAQIENMINRGVDVLVIIPYNGQVLSNVIREAKREGIKVLAYDRMINNADIDFYISFDNEKVGEMQAESLVQRVPQGNYFLMGGSPVDNNAKLFRKGQMTVLQPLIDSGKIKVVGDQWADGWLPENALKIMENALTANNNHIDAVVASNDATAGGAIQALAAQGLAGKVAISGQDADLAAVKRIVAGTQTMTVYKPISKLADEAADIAVQLGKGEQPKSNAKLNNGSKEVSAWLLTPVQVDKTNIESTIIADGFHKQSDLN, from the coding sequence ATGAAATTCAAACCACTCTTGCTTTCTGCTTGCGCACTGCTGCTACTGGCCAGCCAACCGGGCTACAGCCAACAGATTAAAATCGGGATGGCCATCGACGACCTGCGTCTGGAGCGTTGGCAAAAAGACCGCGATATTTTTGTCAAGAAAGCCAACGCCCTGGGGGCCGATGTGTTTGTTCAGTCGGCCAACGGCAATGAAGAAACCCAAATGGCGCAGATCGAGAATATGATCAATCGTGGCGTCGATGTCCTGGTGATCATCCCTTATAACGGCCAGGTGCTGAGCAACGTGATCCGCGAGGCGAAACGTGAAGGCATCAAGGTCCTGGCCTATGACCGCATGATCAACAATGCCGATATCGATTTCTACATCTCGTTTGATAATGAGAAAGTGGGTGAGATGCAGGCGGAAAGCCTGGTGCAGCGCGTGCCGCAGGGCAACTACTTTCTGATGGGCGGCTCGCCGGTGGATAATAACGCCAAGCTGTTCCGCAAGGGGCAGATGACCGTGCTGCAACCGCTGATCGACAGCGGCAAGATCAAAGTGGTGGGCGATCAGTGGGCCGACGGCTGGCTGCCGGAAAACGCGCTGAAGATTATGGAAAACGCTCTGACGGCCAACAATAACCATATCGATGCGGTCGTGGCCTCCAACGATGCTACCGCCGGTGGAGCCATTCAGGCACTCGCTGCGCAAGGGCTGGCGGGCAAGGTGGCGATCTCTGGCCAGGACGCCGATCTGGCAGCGGTAAAACGCATCGTAGCGGGCACCCAGACCATGACGGTCTATAAACCGATCAGCAAACTGGCCGACGAAGCGGCGGATATCGCCGTGCAGCTGGGCAAAGGGGAACAACCCAAGTCCAACGCCAAATTAAATAATGGCAGTAAAGAGGTTTCGGCCTGGCTATTAACCCCGGTACAGGTGGATAAAACGAATATCGAGAGTACGATTATTGCCGATGGTTTCCATAAGCAATCGGACCTTAATTAA